GATCAAGTGCCTCAGAAGAGCGAATAGCGGTTATAGAGGGATATTGAATTAAGGAGCGTTCGTAAGGTGCTCGGCCAGGGATATGAGTCTTCCAGAGAACTGCGCTGTTCACGTTCCAGGTAACAAAGTATTCCGCACCTACCGAATCGGCTGAATTGTAGGTCTTAGTAACTACCGGCAAGTACCTGGGTGAACGCCCATCACTTTTATCAGGAAGTTTTAATTCAAATATACACACAGGTTTGCCTTGCTTATCAAACAGGGTCAGGTCATTGAACCGGCGCGTCTTACCGTCGACCAGAACCTCAAATTCCTGATCGACTTTACTGAAGGGCAAATCGGGGTACTTCTTCAGCAGTTCGCTTGTCCACTGAAGAACCCTTCCCTGCCACTGTCTCTCATTTATTGCTGCCATTTTTCAGCTCCCAACTTGGCTAGTCTTTCAGACCACCCGCGAGTTCATATCGCCAACCAAGTTCATCACGCACAGACCGAATCTTATAACCGCGCCGCCTTAACTCCGTAATAATGCGTTGCACTGTGGGAAGTGAGACATCCAGTTCCGAAGCCAGTTGATTCGCATTCAGTCGCTTCTTACTGATCAACTCAATTGCCTCTTTGAATCGCTGCTCAATTTGTTGTGTACGCTCATACGGCATACAGTCTTTTAACCTCTCGCGCCTATTTGCCTAAGTATATGCCCGTGTAATGATGGTTGTCAATCGGATGTTGATGGAGATAACTGATTGCACTAATATAGCGGAATGTGCAGTGAGGAAACCAAGGATAGGGCCACAAGGATTTGGCGCAAAGCCTGAGAGAATGTTATAATTATCCCATTCCATCAAGGCTCAAGTGACCAGCAATTTTTTCGGAAGGGCGATATGAGTACACGTCCAGCGATCAGTAAGATTATTTACAGCCGGGGCATGATTTCTGATCCTTCGAACCTGCAAGGTCTCAAGACCACAATCCTACAGGGACCGAACCTGACACGCGAGATTGTGGACTCAGTGTTTGATAATGATCTACTCAGCTCAGGAGGCACGTACGGGATCCCCGACGCCGGCGACCCCGTACAAGTTGATTTTCTCGAGATAGACCATGAGCTGGGGACGACAAAGATCACTCTTTACAATCGCGCGATTATGCTATTTCAGACCAATGAAGAAATATACAAGCGTATCCACCGCTTATGTTGCATTATCGAGAATTGGGCAGAGTACTCCAATACTAGGGGGGAGCGTAAGGCAGTAGCTAATAAAGGCCACCAAGAAGCCAGCCCAGTGCCAATGCAGGATTCTGTGTATCAGCTTCGGGTTGCGTTGTTAGAGACCAACCCTCTCATTTGGCGGCGGTTTGTGGTACCCTCCAGTGTGACATTGCACCGTCTGCACCTCATCCTTCAAAGAGTCATGGGCTGGACGAATTCACATCTCTATAGCTTTAAAATTGGAGCAGATGAATATGCGATGCCTGACCCCGACAATGAACTTTACGAGCTGCCATTCAAGAACTCAAAGCGGGTAAAACTCAGCCAGCTACTGAAGAAAAAGGGGCAAACTTTTCAATACGTGTATGACTTTGGCGATAACTGGACACACCAGCTCGTAGTCGAAAATATTTTTCCGCGAGATTCGTTCACGCCATACCTATCTTGCTTGGGGGGAGAGCGCGCATGCCCGCCAGAGGATTGCGGTGGCGTGCATGGGTATGCGGAGTTGCTAAAAACTATTAGCGACCCGAGGAATGAGGATTATGCGGAAACCATGACGTGGCTAGGGGGCCACTTCGATGCCGAGGCATTTGATATTGAGACGGTAAACAACAGGCTGGATTCCATGTATGTAAGATAGCCCGACTCTCGGCTGTAGCCTTGGCATTTTGCTTCACTCCCAACAATAGTCCAGAATGTGTGCTATTCTTCTTTCTTTTTATCACCCTCTTTGTTCTGCTGGTGGACTCGCTGTGTAGAGCGACCCAGGGGGGATTCGAGCTCATATCTTCAAGACTTGGAAACGGGCCTTTTCCCTGTCATCGTTTCGGTTCCCTTTAGAAGCGGACATAAACTCCTACCCTCGATTTGGCCTGAAGTCGCTGAGCGACATAAGACCGAAAGCTTGCGCCAGCTGGCTAAAGAATACGGTGTCTCTCACGAAGCAGTAAGGCGGGCATTGAATTATATATCCGGTTAGAAGCGGTACTACCACAAGAGTATCGCCAGAAAGGAAAGGTCGTTAGAACCGGGGATAACTGCCCCCGGTTCTTTTATCTCACCAGCGGGCTATCTTGTTGGGCTGGATGATCCGTCATCAGTTCTTGTTTAATCGCCTCCCCAATTCCGCGGAGGACCTCAAAAAGTTTCAACAATTCTGTGATATCTAGTGAGGCACTCCAGCTTCCAATCATATCCTGGTGGATATTAATATAACCATTTAAAAGGATATTAGATGGGGGTGGCGGAATAGGTGGTAGCTCAGGGGCATCTGCCAGGTGTATTAAGCCCAGGTAAAGCTCGGAGACAAATAGACCCCGGGGTTTGATTTGATATAGCTTTTCGTCAGGTATAGGGAACTGGCTAGGGCTACGACGGTGCAAGATTGCAAGCAGATAGATAAGATCAGCAAAATTTGGAGTTAAAGGCTGGGGACCTATCTTGACAGTCTCCCATGCGGATTGAAAAGTACGAGTTCTTGCCTCGGTGTATATTTTCCTGTAAATGTCGCGGCACATTATCATATACCGGCCACCTTCTTTTTTTCGAATAGAGAATTTCTCCTGTGCTGCTTTAGAGAGTAACTTTTGGAATAAAGGGTGCTCTTCAACAGGGCAAAACAGCTCCAAGGTACCAAAGGGGGAAACAATATAATTGATTTCAAGGTCAGCGGGTATCTCGCTAGAGGGACGCAAGTCTTCCTTGGAAACCCAGAACTTGCCGGTGTTATAGCCTATTTTTGATACCACTTTAAAGATGTCTTGCCTGAAGCGAATAATATGATGTCCATGCCCGCCAAAATCATCAATGCGAACTGTTTCGGGAGCCGGAAGGAAAAGCTGAGATTTTAGCTCCTTTGCTACGATTGGTAAGTCTTCGCCAGGAGCCTCTTGCCCTTTGCCAGAGCGAGTAGGTTGCAGTTCTTTCCACCGCTTTTGAAGGTTGGCCGGCAATTCCCCGGCTTGCGCCTCGCTCAGGTGTGGAAATTCATCGACCACACTTTTAACTGTGTTCCAACTGTAGGACGGCGGTGTTTCTGCGGCTTCGTGCAGAGGCCGTTCCTGTCTGATTCTGTCTATTGGAGTTTCCAATAGGTAGCGTAACTCCCAAATTTTGATTTTGTCAGGCCAAGGCACCTTTGTTCGCATCAAACCTACACCCGTGAGAAGAGTGAGAGAAGTTGAGAAAAAAGTTGGAGACTATCATGGAAGAAGTTCATACAATAATTATAGTGGATGATACAAGCTGATGCAATGAAAAGGGAGAGGAGGCTAGCGTGCAAGTACCACAAGCTAGCGGTTATCCAGAGGGAGTTGAAATCAAGATTCTTCGTATAAAAGCCGGGCTACGCCAATATGAAGTAGCCGCAAGTGTTGGCATACTTCCGAACAGGCTATCTGAAATCGAAGCAGGAAGGCGGCGACCGACTCCTGAACTTCTTGAGCGTATTTTCCGGGTCCTAAAGGCGAACGCAATGGGGCGGTCAGGTAGTCAAAGGAAGGACCGATTGGCGTGAGAACAGAGGCTCTACGGAATGAAAAGTCGGTCAGGAAACCGTTACCCGATACACCGGAGGCGGAAAGTGCCTAAGTCAATTGCCAAAACACCAATCAAGGTAACGGTTGACATTCGGCCTGGACCAGCTTCACCGGCAAAACAAGCCCAATGGCGACGGGTGTGGCGGAAGCTAGTCACGGAAGCTAAGCAAGAGGCGGGCCATGAGAACGGCTAGCGGAACAGACACCCTAAGCGCGGCCCTAGCGCTTGCCTCAGACGGCAACAAGGTATTCCCGCTTGACGGCAAAAATTCTATTCAGGGGTACTCGCGGGCTAAAAGACGCCAGTATGACGCAACAAGGCGTACGCGAGCTATGGGCACGGCACCCTGGAGCCAATATTTAGGCTTAGTTACGGACGGGCTGCTAGTTCTGGACTTTGACGCGGGACATGGCGGGCTAAACAGCAAGAGGATAACGGCCAATGATAGTTCAGTGCCCTAATTGCGGGCATTCCGTAGTGGTGAATGGTCTAGGACGGAAACGGTTGAACATTCCACTCAAAAATGTTCTAGAGTCCCTACAGGTACACCATAGCGTTGCGGCGGCGGCCCAGGAGCTTAGGTGCAGCGAGGGATACATTTTTGCTACCCTAAAAGCCAATGGGCTGAAGTTAAAGGATGTAATACAGGGGGAGCCATGAAAGCAGCGCTATATCTTCGCGTCAGCACAACCGAGCAGAATGTTGATAACCAGCTACCGGCACTTGAAGCCTATGCCGAAAGCCGGGGCTGGCAGATAGTTGAAACCTACCGCGAGAATGAGAGCGCATGGCGAGCCGGACATCAAAGGGAACTGGCCCGGCTGCTGGCCGATATCCGGGGCGGCAAACGTAAGTATGACGTGCTGCTAATATGGGCACTCGACAGATTAAGCCGCCAGGGTATAGGGCCGCTACTTCAACTGATTAACTCTTTTGAGGTTTACGGCTGCCATGTCGTAAGCGTAAATGAGAGCTGGACACACCCGGATGCCGGGCCTATGCGTGAAATGTTCATTGCCATGTCAGCCTGGGCAGCCAAGTTTGAGAGCGACAGGCGGTCAGAACGAACTAAGGCGGGGCTGGCCAGGGCAATAGCTAATGGTAAGAAGCTAGGGCGGCCAGCCGGTAAAAAGGACAAGGGCAAGCGGAAGCGCACCGGGTACTTACTGAGGTATGCAAATAAACGGTAGTTAAAAAAGGGCGAACGTTTTTATGTTTTTGACAGGCAATAAACAAGCTACCAAACAAAGGAACCTTTTTATGAGGAAGTTCTATCCAGTGCTTCTTGACCTTCCCATACCACACAAGGGTGCGGATGCCCACAAGCGCGAGGTAAGCCGGTGAGCGCAGAACACGACGACCACAACCGAAGCCCAGGGAGTAAGACGGCGGCGGCAACAAATCAGACGCCCGAACGCCTCTGCCTCTCAATCCCTGAAGTCGCGGTGCAACTGGGCATCAGCCGCTCTAACTGCTATGAGTTATGCCGCGCGGGCATTATACCGGTGATACGGCTGGGACAGAAACGGCTGGTCGTACCTCGCGCGGCGTTAGAAAAGTGGCTTGAGGCGCAGACCAAGGGGGGAATGAACTGCCACGACTAGCTTCGCGGAACTGTCAGCGGGAAGCATACAAACCATGGAGCAAGTGAATATTGTCGAATCCCGGCCGGAGCATTGACATTATATACATCAGCAGTATATATTACAGGTATGATAAGGATTCATAAATGCCTCAGATGCGGTCACGAATGGCCTAGCCGACTTGATAGGCTACCCAACACTTGCCCCAACCCTAAATGTCGTAGTCCGTACTGGGATAAACTCAAAACCAAAATGAGTGGACCAAGAAAGGAGCAATCGAAATGAGAGGTTCAATCTTCAAACAGAAAAACCAAGCGCCGGGTAGCTGGACCGTGGTCATTCCGCTCGGGAGAGACCCCGAAACAGGAAAGCGAAAGCAGAGGTGGACTACCGTCAAGGGCTCGAAGCATGATGCTGAAAAGGTGCTACGCGAACTGCTAACTTCCAATGACCAAGGGACGCTTACCAAACCAAGCAAGGTTACTGTAACGGCATATCTTGACCGCTGGCTCTCAGAATACGCAAAGCCTAACCTTTCCCCGCGTAGCTTTGAACGCTACCGTGACCTTGTGCGCCAGCATTTTACCTCCAGTTTCGGGAAAGTTGCTCTAACTCAACTGAAGCCTGAGCACCTACAAAAGCACTACACGAGCTGCCTTGAAGCTGGACTAAACCCGATGACGGTCCGTTATCATCATGCAGTCATTCACAAGGCGTTAGATACGGCTCTCAAGTGGGGACTCGTAAGTCGGAATGTTGCAGACGCAGTGGAACCGCCGCCCAAGCACCGACACGAAATGGAAACATGGGATGATTGGGAGATTGTGCGGTTCCTGAAAGCCACTGAAGATTCGCCGTACTTCGCGCTATTCCACACCGTCCTGTACACTGGGTTGAGACGGTCCGAAGCCCTCGGGCTGCAATGGCAGGATATCGATTTCGTCTTCTGCCAGCTATCTGTCAGACGTGGGTTGCATCACCTGAAAGATGGTAGTTACGTATTCACTGAGCCTAAAAGCGAAAAGAGTCGCCGTACCATCGCCTTATCGCCGGTCGCTCTCCTGGTATTCCGCGACCATCGGCAAAGGCAGGAACAGGACGGTTTGCTCGCCGGGAAGCCGCTCCAGGAGACGAATCTTGTGTTCTCTCAGCCAGACGGAAAGCCGCTTCGACCTAACACAATAACTCGGGCCTGGCAGAGCGCAGCGAAGAAAGCCAGCGTTAAGCCCATCCGTTTCCATGACGCCCGGCACTCTCACGCTTCCATGCTGCTGAAAGGTGGTGTACACCCGAAGGTGGTTCAGGAAAGACTAGGTCACAGTAGTATTGAGATGACGCTAGACATATACTCTCACGTTGTACCCGGCATCCAAGAAGCCGCGGCCAGACGGTTTGATGACCTGATAAACCACCAGGTAGTTAATGAGACTTCAGAACAAAAGCGTTAGTAAACGGTTAGTAGAAATAAAAAACGGGCCTTTTGACAGGCCCGTTTTAGCTGCAATATTGAGGTTTAGAAAGAGAATGGTAGCGCATACCGGATTCGAACCGGTGATCTCCTCCTTGAGAGGGAGGTGTCCTAAACCCCTAGACGAATGCGCCACGAGTCAGATAGCCACAGAAAGTTCACAAAAGTTCACAAATTGGCTACTCGAAAAGTTTATCACATCACGTCCACAAGGAACAAGTTCCCGAAGCATTGAAGCCTACCACTATACGCTTGATGGCTTTGTGGGTTATCCCATTACTTCTCAGGGTATCACTACCTATCTCAATAGCCTGACATGCGGTAACGGTAAAGCTAAGTTTTATTCATGTCTTAGAGCATTATCACGGTGGCTATATCACAATGGTTACATACCTGAGAATGTTATTGAAAAGGTCTCTCCACCTAAGACACAAAAGAAGTTATTACCTGCTGTTAACCAAGAGCAACTTGAAATTCTACTGAATCACTGCCATTGTGAGCGAGATAAAGCCCTTATCAATTTACTATGGTACTCGGGGATTAGAATCTCAGAAGCCGTGAATATAAAGGCAAGTGATTTCAATTGGGAAGAGGGAACTGTTATTGTACTGGGTAAGGGAAATCGTTATCGCAAATGCCTTGCTGGTAATGGTCTAGTAAGGCAGTGGTTCAGCGAACACGATAGCTTTGAAGTCACGAAGGGTGGTGCTCAGACTATATTGAAAAGGTTAAAGGCTGAAAGTAGTATCCAGTGTAATGCACACAGCTTTCGGAGAGGATTCTGTGTCTACCAAGTTAAATCAGGTCTATCTACTCGTGTAGTCCAGGCTCTCGGTGGCTGGGAGAATATCACTATGGTGGAGAGATACCCTAAGACCTTTGATTTCGATAATGCTCTGGAGTTATATCGTAAGGTAAATGGTGGTCAGAACTTCTCTAAATAGACATCAGTTTATTAGGCTTGTTGTATACGAAGGTCATGAAAAACCGAACTTCGACACTATTGATTTAACCCATTCCCAACAAGTTAGGTTGGAAACTTTTTCAGGATAGCTTGAAGTTCTACAAAGGGATACTTTAAGTATTGACAGTCAGTATGTGTGGGCTTAGTATAAAGCAAGTTCTAATAATTACATAGACACAGCAAATTCAACTAGTTAATGGGTTCGAATTGTAGATGAGACGCGTGGACTTCATTAGTAAGCACATTATGGGACGAGTTCTTGACATCGGTTGCAAGGAAAAGCCTGAAATACACGAATATTTGGCCAGCTTTGTAAGTAGTATCTGTGGCTTGGATATTTGTCCAGCGAAGATGGAAAAATTCGTTGTTGGTGATTGTCACCATCTACCATACCGTAGCAATTGCTTCGAGTCTGTTGTGATGGCCGAGTTAATTGAACACTTACCGAATCCGATAGAAGCTTTGATGGAAGTGCATCGTGTTTTAAGTTTTGGAGGTAGGCTAATAGTGACTGCACCAAATGCATATAGTTGGCTGAGAATGGCAAGTTACGTATTAAAAAATCGAGAACAAGAACAAAACCCTGACCATCTATGGTTGTTCACGCCAGCCATGCTTAAACGCATGATTATTAATTGCGGCTTTAGGATTAATACGCTAGAAGTCTTAAAGCCTAAATATAGACTAGGTTCTTATATAGCTGTTTGTGCAGAAAAAATCGAATAAGTATGAGCTTCAAATTTATACGGCATATGATATTATCATTGGTTAAATCCTCCCTGCACACGCACGCCTCAAGAATTGTCTCAATTCGGATTTTTAGTCTGTCAAGGTTTTCTCCAGCCTACCTCAATCTTCATGAATGATTTTACTATTATAAACTTTTCTTAAATACAAAAACATAACCGAGCGCATATGTCTTTGGATATTCCTTTGAGATTCTACTAAATATCCAATCTAAGAGAATATTAAATAGGTCAAAGAAGACAAATATACGTCGAAAGGCTTTGCGCATCAGACTTGTCCACTGAGTACCCGCTAAAGTAAATGGCCCAAAACCGATGTAGAATATTCTTTCGCAAATAAAATTCTCTTCTTCAAACATTCTTAGTAAAGCTTGGTGTGAATATCGAAAATAGTCGAATGGGTCAGGATGAAACCTATGTATAAATGGTGTGCTCCCAATGAAAACGCCGCCTCTTCGTAATACTCTATACGATTGCTCGATCACATTTCTAAAGTTATATACGTGTTCCAGGGCATTGAAGCACATTACGTAGTCGAAAATGTTATGCTCAATTTGAAACGGTTTCTCCATATCTATTCTTACTAGATTTTCCCCCTCTCTATACATATCAGAATATGTTACATTACAGGGCTCTTTATACTTTAGAAACCTATTGTAACTAGCAGAATCTGAACCTGAGCCTAGGTCAAGTATGTTGCCTGAAAGCTCGAATTCCGACAAGATATTATTCATCAATATTCTACCGAGTGATTTTCCTCGGATTCCCTCGACTAAAATTGTCTTGACCACACTTCTTGATAGTTGTATGCTTTCCAATTCAACCATCATATCTATCCAAAATGTTATTTGAACAATTTAACCCTCACCACATTCCTGCGCTGAGGAATTCATTAAGCCAAGAGACAACCAGACCCATGAATCCCCTTTCGTTGGATTTGACGTTGGTCATTTCAAGCTCGGACAGAGCCTATTATAACACAGGTTGGTTAAATTCAGTCTCTTACCATTGATATTGCTATTTTAGCTACAAAACGTTAAACCTCCCCCACACGCCCACAATCTATCAATATTTTCCTCTAAGATCCAGAAACCACACATAAGAACAATGCTACGCCCCATATTCATAGCTACCACAAATAAATTTTAACTCAAGTTCTCCCTATCCCCAGATACGAAGCTTCCAGTCTATGAACTCCTCAGATTCGAGATTAAGAGCGTAAACCACACTTGAAACTTAATGAATTCCGAAGCTGAATTAAGGTCTTAATTTAGGTATTGATTCCAGGTATTGGCAATCATCTGAATAGGGCGATAATTAACTCATTCCATTCTGCCTTCAAATGGTTCCCATACGACAATGGGCTTAGTGCGGTGTAAAACCTCTAGAACTCCCAGTCCATCATATTTACCAAGTTCGTAAATCTCTTCTAAACTTCCCTTAGGTCTCACTTCAATAAGCAAATGTGGGAGTGATTTCCCGAAGAATTTGTAGAATTTACTCTCTGACGGCGAATAGGATACTATTACTTCTTCTTCTGGTTCAATTCCCCGTTCGTTGAATAGTTCCCAACAATGACGAAAGTCCAATCTGTGAACTACAGGTAGAAGTATAGTGGTCTCTCCATAGTCAAAAAATGGGCATTCTACCTCAAATAGTGCATAAGGTGTGCTGTGTAAAGATTGCTTGGGTTCTTTTATTTCATCCTGCCCTATTGAAGCGAGAGAGGTAAATTTCTTAACACGAAAACCGTGTCCTTTAGTTTCCCCCCAAGGTATATCCTTGCCAATCATTGTGCTTTGGGTTTTAGAATCAAGATTCCTACTGACCACCATTCCCCCCTTCGGTCACATCAAAATATTCATAGATTCATAAAGTGAACTAATTATAGCATAGTGTACACAGTTGTAATGCAGACTAGCGGATTTTCTATTTTCATGGTAAGCATTATGCTTCAATCGCCTTTACGTATTGACATCCCACCAAAGAGAGTTAGCTAATCAACTGGGTATAAGTAAATCGTATTTGAGTATGATATTAAGTGGTCAACGGATACCTAATCCAGAACTGGCAGGGAGATTAAGTTCACTGGGAGTTGTGAACTTTGAGGCTAGAAACTCCTTGAGAGGGAGGTGTCCTAAACCCCTAGACGAATGCGCCACCGGAGTATAATGGCTGGGGAAGAAGGATTCGAACCTTCGCTTACGGATCCAGAGTCCGCTGTCCTACCACTAGACGATTCCCCAGCACGAGAAAATTATAACATGTGGCTTCGTATCAGGCAATAATCATATCGGTTGACATACTTTGTGCGGACGCTTATCCTTTAAGTACTCAATGAGGAGGGTACGTGAGGAATGTCTGATATTGTTTCCCTGCAGAAACTGCTACAGGTACAATTCGAAGCCCCTTCGCTGTTGGAACAAGCTTTAGTACATAGCTCTTATCTTAACGAATATCCCGGCGAAATCAGGGTATCCAATGAGCGATTGGAATTTCTCGGCGATGCGGTACTGGGTTTAATTGTGGCGGAGAAGCTGTATCAGGATTTTCCTGACCTGACTGAAGGTGAAATGACCAGAATCCGTTCGGTTCTGGTGCGGCGGGAGACGCTGGCGGATACAGCCGGAAGCCTGAAGCTCGGAGATTACCTGTATATGGGAAAAGGTGAGGAGGCAAGCGGCGGGCGAAAGAAGCCGGCCAACTCGTCGGGCGCATTTGAAGCGATAATCGCTGCCATTTTTCTTGACCAGGGCCTGGCGGTCGCCAAAGAACTGGTGCTGAGATTGCTTGCCGAGGAACTTGAGCAGGTAATGGGGAGAGGAGGGGGAGTCGATTACAAATCGCAATTACAGGAACTGATACAGTCGAAATATCGTTCGTCGCCTGCATACCGGACAATTCAGGCCACCGGTCCGGACCATGATAAGCTATTCACCGTTGAGGTACTGCTTGGCGACAGGGTTCTGGGGAAGGGTTCGGGCAAAAGTAAAAAGCTGGCCGAGACAGACGCGGCCCGCGATGCCCTGGCGCGCTCTAAAAGCAACTTTACACCGTAATAGCTCTTTGCTAAACTGCAATTAGATACTATATTGTAGTTAACTAATCAAATCAGAGGGTCTGCAATGGGTAAACGAGATTACCGACATAGAGAGTCAAAGAAGCCGAAGAGGGATACAAAAAAAATTACAACGGTCAATATCCTACAACCATCGGCGCAGGTAGAAGTAATAAAGAAGGGGAAAAAGAAACGGGAAGGAGCGGAGGAGGAAGAAGGATAGCTGCTTATCAGCGCCTTTGCCGAACCGGAGAACTCAGAAGAAGGGCGGAAAAAGCCCGAACGTTACTTGCCCGGTGTCATCTCTGTGCCCGCAACTGTGGAGTCAATCGCCGGAACGGTGAAATCGGTCAATGCCAGACAGCAAATGAGGTAATCGTGTCCAGCTTCGGGCCACACTTCGGGGAAGAGGCGCCTCTGGTTGGCAGGCGTGGCTCGGGAACCATCTTCTTCGCTTACTGCAACCTGCACTGCGTTTTCTGTCAGAACTACAGCATAAGCCAGCTCGGTGAAGGCAGTGTCGTGGACAGCGCAGAGCTGGCCGCTATGATGCTTTCCCTGCAGGCAAAAGGTTGTCATAATATCAATCTGGTGAGCCCAACGCATGTGGCGCCATTTATTCTGGAGGCACTCGAGACAGCGACCGGTAAGGGGCTGCAACTGCCAATCGTCTACAATACCGGTGGCTATGATTCTATTGAGACACTGGAGTTGCTGGACGGGATAGTCGATATCTACATGCCGGATATGAAGTACTTTGAGGGGAAGGTCGGCGAGAAGTTTTCCGGTGTCAAAGGATACCCTCAGGTGAACCGGGCAGCGGTAAAGGAGATGCACCGTCAGGTAGGCGATCTGCAAATTGATGAGTCAGGTGTGGCTATGCGGGGACTGCTGGTACGTCACCTCGTCCTGCCCAACGGGCTGGCGGGGACCGAGGGCGCGGTCAAATTCCTCGCTGAAGAAATTTCCGCCA
The sequence above is drawn from the Chloroflexota bacterium genome and encodes:
- a CDS encoding plasmid pRiA4b ORF-3 family protein: MSTRPAISKIIYSRGMISDPSNLQGLKTTILQGPNLTREIVDSVFDNDLLSSGGTYGIPDAGDPVQVDFLEIDHELGTTKITLYNRAIMLFQTNEEIYKRIHRLCCIIENWAEYSNTRGERKAVANKGHQEASPVPMQDSVYQLRVALLETNPLIWRRFVVPSSVTLHRLHLILQRVMGWTNSHLYSFKIGADEYAMPDPDNELYELPFKNSKRVKLSQLLKKKGQTFQYVYDFGDNWTHQLVVENIFPRDSFTPYLSCLGGERACPPEDCGGVHGYAELLKTISDPRNEDYAETMTWLGGHFDAEAFDIETVNNRLDSMYVR
- a CDS encoding helix-turn-helix domain-containing protein, with the translated sequence MTSHQRELANQLGISKSYLSMILSGQRIPNPELAGRLSSLGVVNFEARNSLRGRCPKPLDECATGV
- a CDS encoding recombinase family protein encodes the protein MKAALYLRVSTTEQNVDNQLPALEAYAESRGWQIVETYRENESAWRAGHQRELARLLADIRGGKRKYDVLLIWALDRLSRQGIGPLLQLINSFEVYGCHVVSVNESWTHPDAGPMREMFIAMSAWAAKFESDRRSERTKAGLARAIANGKKLGRPAGKKDKGKRKRTGYLLRYANKR
- a CDS encoding bifunctional DNA primase/polymerase translates to MRTASGTDTLSAALALASDGNKVFPLDGKNSIQGYSRAKRRQYDATRRTRAMGTAPWSQYLGLVTDGLLVLDFDAGHGGLNSKRITANDSSVP
- the rnc gene encoding ribonuclease III, which codes for MSDIVSLQKLLQVQFEAPSLLEQALVHSSYLNEYPGEIRVSNERLEFLGDAVLGLIVAEKLYQDFPDLTEGEMTRIRSVLVRRETLADTAGSLKLGDYLYMGKGEEASGGRKKPANSSGAFEAIIAAIFLDQGLAVAKELVLRLLAEELEQVMGRGGGVDYKSQLQELIQSKYRSSPAYRTIQATGPDHDKLFTVEVLLGDRVLGKGSGKSKKLAETDAARDALARSKSNFTP
- a CDS encoding site-specific integrase, giving the protein MRGSIFKQKNQAPGSWTVVIPLGRDPETGKRKQRWTTVKGSKHDAEKVLRELLTSNDQGTLTKPSKVTVTAYLDRWLSEYAKPNLSPRSFERYRDLVRQHFTSSFGKVALTQLKPEHLQKHYTSCLEAGLNPMTVRYHHAVIHKALDTALKWGLVSRNVADAVEPPPKHRHEMETWDDWEIVRFLKATEDSPYFALFHTVLYTGLRRSEALGLQWQDIDFVFCQLSVRRGLHHLKDGSYVFTEPKSEKSRRTIALSPVALLVFRDHRQRQEQDGLLAGKPLQETNLVFSQPDGKPLRPNTITRAWQSAAKKASVKPIRFHDARHSHASMLLKGGVHPKVVQERLGHSSIEMTLDIYSHVVPGIQEAAARRFDDLINHQVVNETSEQKR
- a CDS encoding class I SAM-dependent methyltransferase, with protein sequence MMVELESIQLSRSVVKTILVEGIRGKSLGRILMNNILSEFELSGNILDLGSGSDSASYNRFLKYKEPCNVTYSDMYREGENLVRIDMEKPFQIEHNIFDYVMCFNALEHVYNFRNVIEQSYRVLRRGGVFIGSTPFIHRFHPDPFDYFRYSHQALLRMFEEENFICERIFYIGFGPFTLAGTQWTSLMRKAFRRIFVFFDLFNILLDWIFSRISKEYPKTYALGYVFVFKKSL
- a CDS encoding tyrosine-type recombinase/integrase → MGYPITSQGITTYLNSLTCGNGKAKFYSCLRALSRWLYHNGYIPENVIEKVSPPKTQKKLLPAVNQEQLEILLNHCHCERDKALINLLWYSGIRISEAVNIKASDFNWEEGTVIVLGKGNRYRKCLAGNGLVRQWFSEHDSFEVTKGGAQTILKRLKAESSIQCNAHSFRRGFCVYQVKSGLSTRVVQALGGWENITMVERYPKTFDFDNALELYRKVNGGQNFSK
- a CDS encoding radical SAM protein; the protein is MAAYQRLCRTGELRRRAEKARTLLARCHLCARNCGVNRRNGEIGQCQTANEVIVSSFGPHFGEEAPLVGRRGSGTIFFAYCNLHCVFCQNYSISQLGEGSVVDSAELAAMMLSLQAKGCHNINLVSPTHVAPFILEALETATGKGLQLPIVYNTGGYDSIETLELLDGIVDIYMPDMKYFEGKVGEKFSGVKGYPQVNRAAVKEMHRQVGDLQIDESGVAMRGLLVRHLVLPNGLAGTEGAVKFLAEEISANTYLNVMAQYHPCYHAFEHPQISRPITNEEYSAAIELAQRYGLYRLDERVSLPLRLIHW
- a CDS encoding HTH domain-containing protein, which translates into the protein MPYERTQQIEQRFKEAIELISKKRLNANQLASELDVSLPTVQRIITELRRRGYKIRSVRDELGWRYELAGGLKD
- a CDS encoding helix-turn-helix domain-containing protein; this translates as MSAEHDDHNRSPGSKTAAATNQTPERLCLSIPEVAVQLGISRSNCYELCRAGIIPVIRLGQKRLVVPRAALEKWLEAQTKGGMNCHD
- a CDS encoding helix-turn-helix domain-containing protein; protein product: MQVPQASGYPEGVEIKILRIKAGLRQYEVAASVGILPNRLSEIEAGRRRPTPELLERIFRVLKANAMGRSGSQRKDRLA
- a CDS encoding class I SAM-dependent methyltransferase gives rise to the protein MGRVLDIGCKEKPEIHEYLASFVSSICGLDICPAKMEKFVVGDCHHLPYRSNCFESVVMAELIEHLPNPIEALMEVHRVLSFGGRLIVTAPNAYSWLRMASYVLKNREQEQNPDHLWLFTPAMLKRMIINCGFRINTLEVLKPKYRLGSYIAVCAEKIE